The sequence GGGTGAAAATTTCGCAAAGAATTTAACAGGACAGGACGATTTGGGGGTTCCGGGGGTGCTTCTTCAGGTGATCAAGTTTGAGGAATGGCAGTTCAGGACACTATAAAAGCGAACCACAAACAGGAAGATAAAGTGACTTTGGGGAAGGGGGAGAGATGATTGAACAGAGCATTCACTACATTTCATCCAGCAGTAAGCTTTATATTTTTTGCAGTCATGCTAATTTTCACCATGCTTTTTTTGCATCCGGTTTTTCTGGGGTTAACCTTAATTCCCGCCCTGATTTTATCAATAATTCTTAATGGGCGTAAGGGTGTCAAGTTTAGTCTTTTATTTTACCTGCCAATGTTTTTGTTCATCAGTATCGCTAACCCCTTATTAAATCATCGCGGAAGAACCGTATTATTTTACTTGATGGACAATCCTATTACTTTAGAAGCGGTGCTTTATGGGATATGTTCAGCGGTATCCTTGATTGCAATTTTGGCCTGGTTCTCTTGTTACAATAAAGTAATTACAGCGGATAAATTTTTATATCTATTTGCTAAGATTTCTCCGGCAGTTGCCCTGCTGATTACTATGAGTATGAGAATGACTTCTAAACTAAAATATCAACTCAAGACTATTAGTAATGCTCAACATACCATAGGCTTGGATCAGAGTACTGGAAATGTTAGGGAGAGAGTCAAGAAAGGTATGAGAGTCATTTCCATACTGTTGAGCTGGTCCATGGAGGATGCCATTGAAACCGCTGATTCTATGAAGGCCAGAGGGTATGGGTTAAAAAACAGAACGACCTTTTCACTTTTTAAGTTTGATAAGCG comes from Desulfosporosinus meridiei DSM 13257 and encodes:
- a CDS encoding energy-coupling factor transporter transmembrane component T, with protein sequence MNRAFTTFHPAVSFIFFAVMLIFTMLFLHPVFLGLTLIPALILSIILNGRKGVKFSLLFYLPMFLFISIANPLLNHRGRTVLFYLMDNPITLEAVLYGICSAVSLIAILAWFSCYNKVITADKFLYLFAKISPAVALLITMSMRMTSKLKYQLKTISNAQHTIGLDQSTGNVRERVKKGMRVISILLSWSMEDAIETADSMKARGYGLKNRTTFSLFKFDKRDGLVLAVISVLGAICLAGYFLGYGTLQFYPSIKPVNLSIQAIVLYFVFAALALLPIIIEVKESYKWRSYK